The following proteins are encoded in a genomic region of Chryseobacterium cucumeris:
- a CDS encoding DUF1573 domain-containing protein: MKKLKITALLAVLAFSPFYANVLTTDAPSIVKMVADAIKWKSESIDVGNIPQGKPKLIRFEFTNTSSKPIIIQNVAPSCGCTTADYTKTPIQPGKKGFVEASYNAATVGPFMKTVNVTTSDSKTPKTLSFKGVVAS, from the coding sequence ATGAAAAAATTAAAAATTACAGCTCTTTTAGCCGTGTTGGCGTTCTCTCCGTTTTATGCGAATGTATTGACAACAGATGCTCCATCTATCGTAAAAATGGTTGCTGATGCTATTAAATGGAAATCAGAATCTATCGATGTAGGAAATATTCCTCAGGGTAAACCAAAATTGATCAGATTTGAATTTACAAACACAAGTTCAAAACCAATCATTATTCAGAATGTAGCTCCTTCATGCGGATGTACAACTGCTGATTACACAAAAACTCCTATCCAGCCAGGAAAAAAAGGATTTGTGGAAGCCAGCTATAACGCAGCAACAGTAGGGCCATTTATGAAGACAGTAAATGTTACTACCAGCGACAGCAAAACTCCTAAAACACTTTCTTTCAAAGGAGTGGTAGCTTCTTAA
- a CDS encoding DUF2589 domain-containing protein, whose product METLKSVLEASHAKKTKNELIDLLSGVEKVLTPAVYEKVSGIETSELSSLTNKELLAIVDEFKKNYDEKWEKSFSGASSEIMKLIAGRMAADEEIFRTSDAANADFAAELGSIDFATIIGGPLDACVKAQSNASIATVNFINEVGFELTDPANAASPKKLRMAEFKYKKNIPNPDFKEDEPVSATNPKMIPNDVEISVPFIALLNVPSFRIETCEVDFNVKLNSTYTKDVSDEFGINAGVSGGWGPVKFKVDVSYKRTSSTGIKVEKEYSLGVKVRATNDEMPAGLEKVLGLLSQ is encoded by the coding sequence ATGGAAACATTAAAATCGGTGCTTGAAGCAAGCCACGCCAAAAAAACAAAAAATGAGTTAATTGACCTTTTATCGGGAGTAGAAAAAGTACTGACTCCGGCAGTCTATGAAAAAGTGTCAGGAATTGAAACCTCAGAACTGAGTTCATTGACGAATAAAGAATTGTTAGCCATCGTAGACGAGTTCAAAAAGAATTATGATGAAAAGTGGGAAAAATCTTTTTCCGGTGCCTCTTCTGAGATCATGAAACTGATTGCCGGTAGAATGGCTGCCGATGAAGAGATCTTCAGAACTTCAGATGCTGCCAATGCAGATTTTGCAGCAGAATTGGGAAGCATCGACTTTGCAACGATTATTGGCGGACCTTTGGATGCTTGTGTAAAAGCACAGTCCAATGCCTCAATTGCCACCGTTAATTTCATCAACGAAGTCGGGTTCGAACTTACAGATCCGGCCAATGCTGCCAGTCCTAAAAAACTGAGAATGGCAGAATTCAAATACAAAAAAAATATTCCGAACCCGGATTTTAAAGAAGATGAGCCGGTAAGTGCCACCAACCCTAAAATGATTCCGAACGACGTGGAAATTTCAGTGCCTTTTATTGCTTTGCTGAATGTTCCGAGCTTCAGAATTGAGACCTGTGAAGTAGACTTTAATGTGAAACTTAATTCTACATACACAAAAGACGTAAGTGATGAATTCGGGATCAATGCCGGAGTATCCGGTGGATGGGGACCTGTGAAATTCAAAGTGGATGTATCCTATAAGAGAACTTCCAGTACAGGAATCAAAGTGGAAAAAGAATATTCTCTTGGGGTAAAAGTGCGTGCAACCAATGACGAAATGCCTGCAGGGCTTGAAAAAGTGCTTGGACTTCTTTCACAATAA
- a CDS encoding S8 family peptidase encodes METGRYIVLLQNQQKNALKKIEKELEVSITSSEFLSKENRSYEIIDQDNGVLYKNLGVLVVENMDEDQLKSAVKDESNSIVYYEKEREFFPADELQLINELKKQSAGLAEKISELEKYITSKPLPQKSFIEMEWGLKAIGLENASYTGKGIDVCILDTGLEISHPDFSAEVIEGKSFIDGEDWNRDPNGHGTHCAGVAAGNTRSDNGRRYGIAKDCNLKIAKVLADNGRGTTSSVIDAIDWAISKKFRILSLSLASPVKFDDQPSVLFETIGERALENNCLIIAAAGNDSNRPQIPQPVSMPANSKSIMAVGAIDGQMKIARFSNAGLNPSTGGNINVCAPGVDIISSYPKNAKNKNNLYYTMSGTSMAAPHVSGLAALYMEQFPDKSAKEIWELIENKARPVEGIKYRDIGNGLIQVYL; translated from the coding sequence ATGGAAACCGGAAGATATATTGTTCTGCTACAGAACCAGCAGAAAAATGCACTCAAAAAAATTGAGAAAGAGCTGGAAGTGAGTATCACCTCTTCAGAATTTCTATCGAAAGAAAATCGTTCCTATGAAATCATTGATCAGGACAATGGTGTACTTTACAAAAATCTTGGTGTTCTGGTGGTGGAAAATATGGATGAAGACCAATTGAAAAGTGCTGTGAAAGATGAATCCAATTCTATTGTATACTACGAAAAAGAAAGGGAATTTTTTCCTGCAGATGAATTGCAATTGATTAATGAGCTTAAAAAGCAGTCGGCCGGGCTTGCAGAAAAAATCTCAGAACTTGAAAAATATATTACCAGCAAACCTTTACCTCAAAAATCATTCATTGAAATGGAATGGGGATTAAAAGCGATCGGACTGGAAAATGCCAGCTATACAGGAAAAGGTATTGATGTATGCATTCTTGATACCGGACTTGAAATTTCCCATCCGGATTTTTCCGCCGAAGTGATTGAAGGGAAATCTTTCATAGATGGTGAGGACTGGAACAGAGATCCAAACGGACATGGTACCCACTGTGCAGGAGTGGCTGCAGGAAATACAAGAAGTGATAACGGAAGACGTTACGGAATAGCTAAGGATTGCAACCTGAAAATAGCAAAAGTACTCGCAGATAATGGAAGAGGAACTACCAGCAGTGTCATTGATGCGATAGACTGGGCCATTTCGAAGAAATTCAGAATATTGTCTCTTTCACTAGCTTCTCCTGTGAAGTTTGATGATCAGCCGTCTGTTCTTTTTGAAACCATTGGAGAAAGAGCACTGGAAAATAACTGCCTTATTATCGCAGCAGCAGGAAATGATAGCAACAGACCACAGATTCCACAACCTGTTTCAATGCCGGCCAATTCAAAATCGATCATGGCTGTTGGAGCTATTGACGGACAAATGAAGATCGCCAGATTTTCAAACGCAGGTCTTAATCCATCTACAGGCGGAAACATCAATGTCTGTGCTCCCGGAGTAGATATTATCAGTTCCTATCCTAAAAATGCGAAGAACAAAAATAACCTGTACTATACAATGAGTGGTACCAGTATGGCCGCACCGCATGTTTCAGGGCTTGCAGCGTTGTATATGGAACAGTTTCCCGATAAATCGGCAAAAGAGATCTGGGAACTGATTGAAAACAAAGCAAGACCTGTTGAAGGGATAAAATACAGAGATATTGGAAATGGTTTAATACAGGTATACCTATGA
- a CDS encoding sensor histidine kinase, whose product MKIKRLNIIITLGFVAIIGILIAQLMWTIQAYNLEDKKFNQKVNIALMEVAEKLSGGKTSYTENPVQNIANDYYVVNINNEFHPVVLEYYLKTEFTRFQINTDYVYALYNCHSDKMVYGKYMTTHQESPGNKIINFPKHKNLIYYFSIRFPDKTTYLISSLRFWYLLTFALIIILLVYVYSIYTIIQQKKFSELQRDFINNMTHEFKTPLSSILLASEALNKQELVQDNSKLQTYTSIIINQSHKLNSHIEKILNIAKNDAAGLSLKPQKILLQPFIQEIADNIQHKNKDLSIEIDIENSTSVMADEFHFTNIIYNLLDNSIKYCETKPVIKISAYKDSKGLYLKFKDNGMGIPAKNIPHIFEKFYRVHTKRSEEVNGFGLGLFYVKKVVQQHHWKISVENNEDKGITTTLFFPFSN is encoded by the coding sequence ATGAAAATAAAAAGACTCAATATTATTATCACGCTGGGATTCGTCGCTATTATCGGAATTTTAATAGCACAATTGATGTGGACGATACAGGCTTATAATCTTGAAGATAAAAAGTTTAACCAAAAGGTCAATATTGCCTTAATGGAAGTCGCAGAAAAACTCTCAGGAGGAAAGACATCCTACACCGAAAATCCTGTACAGAATATTGCCAATGACTATTATGTGGTTAATATCAACAATGAATTTCACCCTGTTGTGCTTGAATATTATCTGAAGACAGAATTTACCCGCTTTCAGATCAATACAGATTACGTGTATGCATTATACAATTGCCACAGCGATAAAATGGTATATGGAAAGTATATGACGACCCATCAGGAAAGCCCAGGCAATAAGATCATTAATTTTCCGAAGCATAAAAATCTGATCTACTATTTTTCCATACGATTTCCTGATAAAACCACTTACCTGATCAGTTCATTAAGATTCTGGTATCTCCTTACATTTGCCCTTATCATCATCCTTTTGGTGTATGTATATTCTATTTATACGATCATTCAGCAGAAGAAGTTCTCGGAGCTGCAGCGTGATTTTATCAATAATATGACTCATGAGTTTAAAACACCTTTATCCTCCATCCTGTTAGCATCAGAAGCGCTTAATAAACAGGAACTGGTACAGGATAATTCCAAACTGCAGACCTATACATCCATTATCATCAATCAAAGCCACAAGCTCAATAGCCACATTGAGAAAATATTGAATATTGCGAAGAACGATGCAGCCGGACTATCATTAAAACCTCAAAAAATCCTGTTACAACCTTTTATTCAAGAGATTGCAGATAATATACAGCACAAAAATAAAGATCTCAGCATCGAAATCGATATTGAAAACAGTACTTCGGTAATGGCAGATGAATTTCACTTTACGAATATCATTTACAACCTGCTGGATAATTCCATCAAGTATTGTGAAACAAAGCCTGTGATTAAAATTTCAGCTTATAAAGATTCAAAAGGCTTATATTTAAAGTTTAAAGACAACGGAATGGGAATTCCTGCTAAAAATATTCCTCATATTTTTGAAAAGTTTTATCGGGTACATACCAAAAGAAGTGAAGAAGTAAATGGTTTCGGACTGGGATTATTTTATGTAAAAAAAGTAGTTCAGCAGCATCATTGGAAAATTTCTGTAGAGAATAATGAAGACAAAGGAATTACTACAACGCTCTTCTTTCCGTTTTCAAATTAA
- a CDS encoding endonuclease/exonuclease/phosphatase family protein yields MNFRFSMVFLMFFALGFSQDLTVMSFNIRLNVESDKDNAWPKRKQDVADLLTYYHPDYFGVQEALPEQMKDIKSGLKNYDYIGVGRDDGKEKGEFSAIFYDTNRLEAVKSGTFWLSETPEKPSKGWDAALNRICTYAIFKDKKSKKKFLAMNLHFDHVGNVARVKSSELILKKIKELNPKNLPVTLSGDFNLTDDSEPIKILSQNMKDTFYHSETKHYGPVGTFTAFDVNTVPKDRIDYIFTQGFKIRSHRHINDRRENLLYPSDHFPVIVNLSL; encoded by the coding sequence ATGAATTTCAGATTTTCAATGGTGTTTCTGATGTTTTTTGCATTGGGATTTTCACAGGACCTTACCGTAATGAGTTTTAATATCAGACTGAATGTAGAGTCAGATAAAGACAATGCCTGGCCAAAAAGAAAGCAGGATGTTGCCGATTTACTGACGTATTATCATCCTGATTATTTCGGGGTACAGGAAGCGCTTCCGGAACAGATGAAAGATATTAAATCAGGATTAAAAAACTATGATTATATAGGAGTAGGAAGAGATGACGGCAAAGAGAAAGGAGAGTTTTCTGCCATCTTTTATGACACAAACAGACTTGAAGCAGTAAAATCAGGAACATTCTGGTTATCTGAAACTCCGGAAAAACCGTCAAAAGGCTGGGATGCGGCACTGAACAGGATCTGTACTTACGCCATATTTAAAGATAAAAAATCGAAGAAAAAATTCCTGGCAATGAATCTTCATTTTGATCATGTAGGAAATGTGGCAAGAGTAAAATCTTCGGAACTGATTCTGAAAAAAATCAAAGAACTGAATCCAAAAAACCTTCCGGTAACGCTGAGCGGAGATTTTAACCTGACAGATGATTCAGAACCGATTAAAATTCTTTCCCAGAATATGAAAGATACTTTCTATCATTCAGAGACGAAGCATTACGGCCCTGTAGGAACTTTCACCGCTTTTGATGTCAATACAGTCCCGAAAGACCGAATCGATTATATTTTTACACAAGGCTTTAAGATCAGATCTCACAGACATATCAATGACAGAAGAGAAAATCTTTTGTATCCGTCAGACCATTTTCCGGTGATCGTGAATCTTTCCCTATAA
- a CDS encoding response regulator transcription factor — MKTKILLAEDDPDFGMILKQYLELEDFEVSWFQNPEDIVPLFQADFPFQIGILDVMMPNIDGFSLAKMIIKERSNFPLLFLTAKNQKIDRLTGLKIGADDYISKPCDPEELVLRIKNILKRTLPAVTESQIKIGEFSLDTTKLLLSHPDGNTRLTIREQELLLYLLKHNRTIITRDNILDNLWETNDYFTGRSLDVFISRLRKYFIHDPQIKIQSLRGIGFEIDFPTN; from the coding sequence ATGAAAACTAAAATCCTTCTGGCAGAAGACGATCCGGATTTCGGAATGATTCTTAAACAATATCTTGAACTGGAAGATTTTGAAGTCAGCTGGTTTCAGAATCCGGAAGATATCGTACCATTGTTTCAGGCTGATTTTCCCTTTCAGATAGGAATTCTGGATGTGATGATGCCCAATATTGATGGCTTTTCTCTGGCGAAAATGATCATTAAGGAAAGAAGTAATTTCCCTTTATTATTTTTAACGGCTAAAAATCAAAAAATAGACCGATTGACCGGATTGAAAATAGGTGCCGACGATTATATTTCCAAGCCTTGCGACCCTGAAGAACTTGTTTTACGAATTAAAAATATTCTGAAAAGAACACTTCCCGCCGTTACGGAAAGCCAAATAAAAATAGGAGAGTTTTCACTGGATACTACCAAACTTCTGTTGTCACATCCTGACGGGAATACCCGATTGACCATACGGGAACAGGAATTACTGCTGTACCTTCTGAAACACAACCGGACGATCATCACCAGAGATAATATTCTTGATAATCTCTGGGAAACCAATGATTATTTTACCGGAAGAAGTCTTGATGTGTTTATCAGCAGGCTTCGTAAATATTTCATCCATGATCCCCAAATAAAAATCCAATCCCTGAGAGGAATTGGATTTGAAATTGATTTTCCAACCAATTGA
- a CDS encoding M1 family metallopeptidase, giving the protein MKFKLPTLVSTLAVVLFSGSAYAQQTPKYDYVEAFKPFFYPQTGTATRSASGQPGHAYWQNSADYHLNVSLNEDKKEITGTAQITYTNNSPDKLGFLWLQLDQNLFAKDSRGNGVVPLSGSRNGAHGEEFNGGYTIKSVKLDGKKDVKYTITDTRMQIDLPKELKANGGVAKIEIEYSFISPEYGSDRMGVQDTKNGKIFTIAQWYPRMCVYDDVMGWNTLPYLGASEFYLEYGNITANITVPANHYVVASGELLNEKEVYSKEEIKRWNEARNSDKTVMIRPESEIGKNKTSGTKTWKFKINQTRDFAWASSAGFILDAAKINLPSGKKSLAISAYPAESAGDKAWGRSTEYTKAAIEHYSKKWYEYTYPVATNVAGNEGGMEYPGIVFCHMDSKGEDLWGVTDHEFGHNWFPMIVGSNERLFAWMDEGFNTFINGLSTEAFNKGEYYRKPNLARSGTYLLTDSLEPVMVGPDNMKERSIGALAYYKPGTGLEVLREAILGPEKFDKAFRTYIDRWAFKHPTPWDFFHTMENVSGEELNWFWRGWFFNKWKIDQAVKTVQYVNGDFKNGVQITVENIGQMPMPTTVQIRFKDGTTQTVKIPVEVWKRNTEWTFKVESSKEIDEVKLDPDSVVPDVNLENNSKTPA; this is encoded by the coding sequence ATGAAATTTAAACTTCCAACCCTTGTTTCGACGCTTGCAGTTGTCCTCTTTTCAGGATCTGCATATGCACAGCAGACTCCGAAATATGATTATGTAGAAGCATTTAAGCCGTTCTTTTATCCGCAGACAGGTACAGCTACCCGTTCTGCAAGCGGACAGCCGGGACATGCTTACTGGCAGAATTCAGCAGATTATCATTTGAACGTCAGCCTGAATGAAGATAAAAAAGAAATTACCGGTACAGCGCAGATTACCTATACCAACAACAGTCCTGATAAATTAGGTTTTCTCTGGCTGCAGCTGGATCAGAATCTGTTTGCAAAAGATTCCAGAGGAAATGGTGTAGTGCCGCTATCCGGGAGCAGAAACGGAGCTCATGGTGAAGAATTTAACGGTGGATATACCATTAAATCAGTTAAACTGGATGGTAAGAAAGATGTAAAATACACCATTACCGATACAAGGATGCAGATTGATCTTCCCAAAGAGCTGAAAGCCAATGGAGGTGTGGCAAAGATAGAAATAGAATATTCTTTTATTTCTCCTGAGTATGGTTCAGACAGAATGGGAGTTCAGGATACTAAAAACGGTAAAATATTTACCATCGCACAGTGGTATCCGAGAATGTGCGTATATGATGATGTCATGGGATGGAATACGCTTCCTTACCTTGGTGCTTCGGAGTTTTATCTGGAATATGGAAATATCACAGCCAATATTACCGTTCCGGCTAATCATTATGTCGTAGCATCCGGAGAACTTCTGAATGAGAAAGAAGTGTACAGCAAAGAAGAAATCAAAAGATGGAATGAGGCAAGAAACAGTGATAAAACGGTAATGATCCGCCCTGAGTCTGAAATCGGTAAAAATAAAACTTCAGGAACAAAAACCTGGAAATTTAAAATTAATCAGACAAGAGATTTTGCATGGGCATCATCTGCGGGATTTATTTTAGATGCTGCAAAAATCAATTTACCCAGTGGAAAGAAATCTTTGGCTATTTCAGCTTATCCTGCTGAGAGTGCTGGTGATAAAGCGTGGGGAAGATCTACAGAGTATACTAAAGCAGCTATAGAACATTATTCAAAAAAGTGGTATGAATATACCTATCCGGTTGCCACCAATGTAGCAGGAAATGAAGGTGGAATGGAATATCCGGGAATTGTTTTCTGTCATATGGATTCCAAAGGAGAAGATCTTTGGGGGGTTACAGACCATGAGTTCGGACACAACTGGTTTCCTATGATCGTTGGATCTAATGAAAGACTTTTTGCATGGATGGATGAAGGGTTCAATACATTTATTAACGGGCTTTCAACGGAAGCTTTCAATAAAGGAGAATATTACCGTAAACCGAATCTAGCAAGATCAGGAACGTATCTGCTAACCGACAGCCTGGAGCCTGTAATGGTAGGTCCGGATAATATGAAAGAAAGAAGTATCGGAGCATTGGCTTACTATAAGCCGGGAACAGGATTGGAAGTTTTAAGAGAAGCAATTCTGGGACCTGAAAAGTTTGACAAAGCATTCAGAACCTATATTGACCGTTGGGCATTCAAACATCCGACACCATGGGATTTCTTCCACACAATGGAAAATGTTTCCGGAGAAGAACTGAACTGGTTCTGGAGAGGATGGTTCTTTAATAAATGGAAAATTGATCAGGCTGTTAAAACCGTACAATATGTCAACGGAGACTTTAAAAACGGAGTTCAGATTACGGTTGAGAATATTGGTCAGATGCCAATGCCAACAACTGTACAGATCAGATTCAAAGATGGAACAACACAGACGGTAAAAATTCCTGTTGAAGTTTGGAAAAGAAATACTGAATGGACATTCAAGGTAGAATCCAGCAAGGAAATTGATGAGGTGAAACTGGATCCGGATTCTGTAGTTCCTGATGTCAATCTGGAAAACAACAGTAAAACACCGGCATAG
- a CDS encoding SDR family oxidoreductase produces MSLYTQPMLREGALKDKVAIVTGGGSGLGKAMTKYFLELGAKVVITSRNLEKLQGTAKDLEEETGGKVLCVACDVRNWDEVEAMKEATLKEFGKIDILLNNAAGNFISPTEKLTHSAFDSILDIVLKGTKNCTLSVGKHWIDSKTPGTVLNIVTTYAWTGSAYVVPSACAKAGVLAMTRSLAVEWAKYGIRFNAIAPGPFPTKGAWDRLLPGDLQEKFDMKKKVPLRRVGEHQELANLAAYLVSDYSAYMNGEVVTIDGGEWLQGAGEFNMLEAIPREMWDALEAMIKAKKSN; encoded by the coding sequence ATGAGTCTATATACACAACCTATGCTGCGCGAAGGTGCACTAAAAGATAAAGTAGCGATTGTTACAGGAGGCGGGAGCGGTCTTGGAAAAGCGATGACTAAATACTTTCTTGAACTGGGCGCCAAAGTAGTGATCACTTCCAGAAACCTGGAAAAATTACAGGGAACAGCTAAGGATCTGGAAGAGGAAACAGGAGGCAAGGTGCTTTGTGTAGCTTGTGATGTAAGAAACTGGGATGAGGTGGAAGCCATGAAAGAAGCAACTCTGAAAGAATTCGGAAAGATTGATATTTTATTGAATAATGCTGCGGGAAACTTTATCTCTCCCACAGAAAAACTGACTCACTCTGCGTTTGACTCTATCCTTGATATTGTTTTAAAAGGAACAAAAAACTGTACCCTTTCAGTAGGAAAACACTGGATCGATTCTAAAACTCCGGGAACAGTACTGAATATCGTAACCACTTATGCATGGACAGGTTCTGCCTATGTAGTGCCATCAGCCTGTGCAAAAGCAGGAGTTCTGGCGATGACCAGATCACTGGCTGTAGAATGGGCAAAATATGGAATCCGTTTCAATGCCATTGCACCAGGACCTTTCCCAACCAAAGGAGCTTGGGACAGACTTCTTCCGGGAGATCTGCAGGAGAAATTTGATATGAAGAAAAAAGTTCCGTTGAGAAGAGTGGGGGAACATCAGGAGCTTGCCAACCTTGCGGCTTATCTGGTTTCCGATTATTCAGCGTATATGAATGGGGAAGTGGTAACCATTGATGGTGGAGAATGGCTTCAGGGAGCTGGAGAATTTAATATGCTTGAGGCGATTCCTCGTGAAATGTGGGATGCTTTGGAAGCCATGATTAAAGCAAAAAAGTCAAATTAA
- a CDS encoding sensor histidine kinase, with translation MIAKSKILISVFAALFLLLLGIQVYFMYKTYQVKERDIYRSVNDGLTNYTDDLEDIQEVKERNDDSLQEIIIQYHNKEISKKDFLRYFIENRKSARERLIHYIDSRYQKDGYEISARIRYLSIVHLPDSSKVITEPIVIFETKDKIKKPRIASIGSWETSSTKRNDSDKGHIEKKNTFLVKTQTDFEIRNIKSIVFKELTLLIICCIILLSGVLLLYIFTIRNLIQQQKQVEVLHSIVDNISHEFKTPIATLKIASKALKKEWNPDTLPLIDRQISRLESLMLQLHKDEIPDEMTAIQPENWNFFIHDLSVTYPNCDFNLENTVSQKLPFDKNLMETVIKNLCENSVKYGASVITIHIRNNSQQLEIEVADNGQGMEAKELNTIFEKFYRIQNNNIHNSKGLGLGLYFVKKIITSYGGKTEVSSQLHTGSTFKISIPYEN, from the coding sequence ATGATAGCCAAAAGTAAAATTCTGATTTCGGTTTTTGCCGCTCTGTTCCTGCTTTTACTGGGAATTCAGGTTTATTTTATGTATAAAACCTATCAGGTAAAAGAGAGGGACATCTACAGATCCGTGAATGACGGGCTTACCAATTACACAGACGATCTTGAAGATATACAGGAAGTAAAAGAAAGGAATGATGACTCTCTTCAGGAAATCATCATACAGTATCATAATAAGGAGATCAGCAAAAAAGATTTTCTCCGCTATTTCATAGAAAACAGGAAATCTGCCAGAGAAAGACTGATTCATTATATTGACAGCCGTTATCAGAAAGACGGTTACGAAATTTCGGCCAGAATAAGATATCTTTCTATTGTACATCTTCCGGACAGTTCAAAAGTAATTACCGAACCTATTGTTATTTTTGAGACAAAAGACAAGATCAAAAAGCCGCGTATTGCGAGTATCGGAAGCTGGGAAACCTCCAGTACCAAAAGAAATGATTCGGATAAGGGGCATATTGAAAAAAAGAATACTTTTCTTGTTAAAACCCAGACCGATTTTGAGATCAGAAATATAAAAAGTATCGTTTTCAAGGAGCTTACTTTATTGATTATATGCTGTATTATTCTTCTTTCGGGAGTTCTTCTGCTTTATATTTTCACGATCAGAAATCTTATTCAGCAGCAGAAGCAGGTGGAAGTTCTCCACAGCATTGTGGATAACATTTCGCATGAATTTAAAACGCCTATTGCCACTTTAAAAATAGCTTCCAAAGCATTAAAAAAGGAATGGAATCCCGATACGCTGCCTCTTATAGACAGACAGATTTCCAGGCTCGAAAGTCTGATGCTTCAACTTCATAAGGATGAAATTCCGGATGAAATGACTGCTATACAACCTGAGAACTGGAACTTTTTTATTCATGATCTTTCCGTTACTTACCCAAATTGTGATTTTAACCTCGAAAACACCGTTTCACAAAAACTTCCTTTTGATAAAAACCTGATGGAAACAGTCATTAAAAACCTTTGTGAAAACAGTGTGAAATATGGAGCATCGGTTATTACAATACATATCCGCAACAATTCTCAACAATTGGAAATTGAAGTTGCCGACAACGGTCAGGGCATGGAGGCTAAAGAACTGAATACTATTTTTGAAAAATTCTACAGAATACAGAATAACAATATTCACAATAGCAAAGGACTGGGACTGGGACTTTATTTCGTAAAAAAAATTATTACCAGTTATGGTGGTAAAACAGAGGTTTCCAGTCAGCTTCATACAGGCAGTACTTTTAAAATATCAATTCCTTATGAAAACTAA